In Arthrobacter sp. QXT-31, one genomic interval encodes:
- a CDS encoding cysteine desulfurase family protein, with protein MIFLDAAATTPVRREVLEAMWPYLTGEFGNPSSHHSLGDSAARALADARKAVAGVLGCRPGEITFTSGGTEADNLALKGIALARQAADPALNRVAISAVEHPAVEESARYLERFHGFAVDVVPVDGDGRVTMEALAAVLRDETALVSIMYANNEVGTVQPVAELAALARGRGIPFHTDAVQAAGWLPLDVRALGVDALSISGHKLGAPKGNGVLFVRGRTRMEPLLHGGGQERSRRSGTENVAGAVALATALTLAHADQPALAGRVIGLRDQFIKEVLHSVPGALLTGHPTERLPSVASFCFPGTSGESVLLELERQGVVCSSGSACAAGSDAPSPVLVALGIGAEVAQTAVRFSFDSSVTAADLEAAAAAVTAAVGSVRNLGLIPG; from the coding sequence ATGATCTTCCTGGACGCAGCAGCCACAACACCCGTCCGCCGGGAGGTGCTGGAGGCCATGTGGCCCTACCTCACCGGAGAATTCGGCAACCCCTCAAGCCACCATTCGCTCGGAGACTCTGCCGCGCGGGCGCTCGCGGATGCCCGGAAGGCCGTGGCCGGGGTGCTGGGCTGCCGGCCGGGGGAGATTACGTTCACCTCCGGAGGGACGGAGGCGGACAACCTCGCCCTCAAGGGGATTGCCCTGGCGCGGCAGGCCGCGGACCCGGCGCTGAACCGGGTGGCGATCAGCGCCGTCGAGCATCCTGCCGTGGAGGAGTCCGCGCGGTACCTTGAGCGCTTCCACGGTTTCGCCGTGGATGTGGTGCCGGTTGACGGGGACGGAAGGGTCACAATGGAGGCGCTTGCCGCCGTGCTGCGGGATGAAACCGCGCTGGTCAGCATCATGTACGCCAACAACGAGGTGGGCACGGTCCAGCCGGTGGCCGAACTGGCGGCCCTGGCGAGGGGGCGGGGGATCCCGTTCCACACCGACGCCGTCCAGGCCGCCGGCTGGCTGCCGTTGGATGTGAGGGCCCTCGGGGTGGATGCGCTGAGCATCTCCGGGCACAAGCTCGGGGCGCCCAAGGGCAACGGCGTCCTGTTCGTGCGCGGCCGGACCCGCATGGAGCCCCTCCTGCACGGCGGCGGCCAGGAACGCAGCCGCCGCTCCGGCACCGAGAACGTTGCGGGCGCCGTGGCCCTGGCCACCGCCCTCACCCTGGCGCATGCCGACCAGCCGGCGCTCGCGGGCCGCGTCATTGGCTTGAGGGACCAGTTCATCAAAGAGGTGCTGCATAGCGTCCCCGGAGCACTGCTGACCGGTCACCCGACCGAACGGCTGCCCTCGGTGGCATCCTTCTGCTTCCCGGGCACCAGCGGGGAGTCCGTGCTGCTGGAACTCGAACGCCAGGGCGTGGTCTGCTCCAGCGGGTCGGCGTGCGCGGCGGGCTCGGATGCGCCGTCCCCGGTGCTGGTGGCACTGGGCATCGGGGCCGAGGTGGCACAGACGGCCGTCCGCTTCAGCTTTGATTCCTCGGTGACCGCGGCGGACCTGGAGGCTGCCGCGGCGGCGGTGACGGCCGCCGTCGGAAGCGTCCGGAACCTGGGCCTGATTCCGGGGTAG
- a CDS encoding fumarylacetoacetate hydrolase family protein → MTPPVPRRIARVRPLAPAQSPHIAQSQLPEQFFVANDAKDFGGTAGRTWTVVESPFPGSRANAASNHRQGWEPGAQVSEDSFTFLAPSVPANVLGMAHNTGQAGRDLPAQAFHKAATSVIGPGEAIVLPAGIGLVEPEAELAVVVGRTAKNLTLDNARTAVLGYTIANDVTARRLQRTDELWLSAKSQDTFTPAGPWIVTGLDHADLPVGVVHNGTELPAASTADLGWKVDEILVYLTSFMTLHPGDLVLTGFPAASAGIQPGDAVTCRVGGIGELSNPVTAAS, encoded by the coding sequence ATGACCCCACCCGTCCCGCGCCGGATCGCCCGCGTCCGCCCCCTCGCCCCTGCACAGTCCCCGCATATTGCACAGTCCCAGCTTCCCGAACAGTTTTTCGTGGCCAACGACGCCAAGGATTTCGGGGGCACCGCGGGACGGACCTGGACCGTGGTGGAGTCGCCGTTCCCTGGCTCACGGGCCAACGCCGCCAGTAACCACCGGCAGGGATGGGAGCCCGGCGCCCAGGTCTCCGAGGACAGCTTCACCTTCCTGGCACCGAGCGTGCCTGCGAATGTCCTGGGCATGGCCCACAACACCGGGCAGGCCGGCCGGGACCTTCCGGCCCAGGCCTTCCACAAGGCGGCCACCAGCGTAATCGGACCCGGCGAGGCGATCGTACTGCCGGCCGGAATCGGCCTGGTGGAGCCGGAAGCGGAACTGGCCGTCGTCGTCGGCCGGACAGCGAAAAACCTGACCCTCGACAACGCCCGGACAGCGGTTCTGGGCTACACCATCGCCAACGACGTCACCGCCCGCAGGCTGCAAAGGACCGATGAGCTCTGGTTGAGCGCCAAGAGCCAGGACACCTTCACGCCGGCGGGGCCCTGGATCGTCACCGGGCTGGACCACGCGGACCTGCCGGTCGGCGTGGTGCACAACGGCACCGAACTGCCGGCGGCAAGCACCGCAGACCTGGGCTGGAAGGTGGACGAGATCCTCGTCTACCTGACGTCGTTCATGACCCTGCACCCCGGCGACCTGGTGCTCACCGGATTCCCGGCGGCCAGCGCCGGCATCCAGCCGGGCGACGCCGTCACGTGCCGGGTGGGCGGAATCGGCGAGCTCTCCAACCCCGTCACAGCCGCTAGCTGA
- the nadC gene encoding carboxylating nicotinate-nucleotide diphosphorylase, giving the protein MTSLTLPAAPVREILERAFAEDAPSGDITSQLLIPAEARATAVLNARVPGVFSGGSVFRDAMLMVDPDTQVELLVADGEAFAAGTKLARVTGRARSVLLAERVGLNLAQRMSAIATKTAEFVALAAGTKARITDTRKTTPGLRVLERYAVRCGGGANHRYSLSDAVLAKDNHLAVMTGGDPARLTELLAGAKAQLGHTTHFEVEVDSAEQIEPVLAAGVDTIMLDNFTIEELRAGVRQVAGRAVVEASGNVNLRTVADIAAAGVDVISVGALTHSVTALDLGLDVELTVG; this is encoded by the coding sequence ATGACTAGCCTGACCCTCCCTGCAGCACCCGTCCGCGAGATCCTGGAGCGGGCCTTCGCAGAGGATGCGCCCAGCGGCGACATCACCTCGCAGCTGCTGATCCCGGCAGAGGCCCGGGCCACCGCGGTCCTTAACGCCCGCGTCCCGGGAGTCTTCAGCGGAGGCAGCGTGTTCCGCGACGCGATGCTGATGGTTGACCCGGACACGCAGGTGGAGCTGCTCGTGGCAGACGGCGAGGCATTCGCTGCCGGAACGAAGCTGGCACGGGTCACCGGCCGGGCGCGCAGCGTGCTGCTGGCCGAGCGGGTCGGCCTGAACCTGGCTCAGCGGATGAGCGCCATCGCTACCAAGACGGCGGAATTCGTAGCCTTGGCCGCGGGCACCAAGGCCCGCATCACGGACACCCGCAAAACCACTCCGGGCCTGCGCGTCCTGGAACGGTACGCAGTCCGGTGCGGCGGCGGCGCCAACCACCGCTACAGCCTTTCCGACGCCGTGCTGGCCAAGGACAACCACCTCGCCGTCATGACCGGGGGAGACCCCGCACGGCTGACCGAGCTCCTCGCCGGCGCGAAGGCGCAGCTGGGGCACACCACACACTTCGAGGTGGAGGTGGACAGCGCCGAGCAGATCGAACCCGTCCTGGCGGCCGGCGTGGACACCATCATGCTGGACAACTTCACCATCGAGGAACTCCGCGCCGGGGTCCGGCAGGTCGCCGGCCGGGCCGTGGTGGAAGCCAGCGGCAACGTCAACCTCCGCACCGTGGCCGATATCGCGGCCGCCGGCGTGGACGTCATCTCCGTCGGAGCCCTGACGCACAGCGTCACGGCACTGGACCTCGGCCTGGACGTCGAACTGACAGTGGGGTGA
- a CDS encoding transglutaminase-like domain-containing protein, which translates to MERTVASRLVFKTVADTKVAMAIAVARNAGYTSFEEDLSVTADGKQVPLTELSDHHGGRFHYMEFADPTEVTVDYSATVGGRAEPAEATLMELIRYVRPSRYAESDRLLPTSYAEFGGLQGGELLQAVRNWVFSELRYVSGSSRGTDGAVETLLHRRGVCRDYAHLAISLLRAKNVPARLAAVYAPGLSPMDFHAVAEAHVNGAWHVIDPTGLAPREAMLRITAGRDSSDTAFLSTVGGSLSLKEIRVSATVDGELPAEEPDKLAVIR; encoded by the coding sequence ATGGAACGAACTGTTGCTTCCCGCCTGGTATTTAAGACTGTGGCTGACACCAAGGTGGCCATGGCCATCGCCGTGGCGAGGAACGCCGGCTACACGTCTTTTGAGGAGGACCTCAGCGTGACGGCGGACGGGAAACAGGTTCCGCTCACTGAGCTTTCGGACCATCACGGCGGCAGGTTCCACTACATGGAGTTCGCGGACCCCACGGAAGTCACCGTGGATTATTCGGCGACTGTCGGCGGCCGGGCGGAACCCGCCGAGGCCACACTGATGGAACTGATCAGGTATGTCCGGCCCAGCCGGTATGCAGAGTCCGACCGGCTGCTTCCCACGTCCTATGCGGAGTTCGGCGGACTCCAGGGCGGGGAGCTCCTGCAGGCTGTGCGCAACTGGGTGTTCAGCGAGCTGCGCTACGTCAGCGGTTCTTCCCGGGGAACGGACGGCGCCGTGGAGACCCTCCTGCACCGGCGGGGCGTCTGCCGGGACTACGCGCACCTGGCGATCTCTCTGCTCCGGGCGAAGAACGTGCCCGCCCGGCTGGCGGCCGTCTACGCGCCGGGGCTTTCCCCGATGGATTTCCATGCCGTCGCCGAGGCCCATGTCAACGGGGCCTGGCACGTGATTGACCCCACCGGCCTGGCGCCCCGGGAGGCCATGCTGCGCATCACGGCCGGGCGCGACTCCTCGGACACGGCGTTCCTGTCCACCGTGGGCGGAAGCCTGTCCCTCAAAGAGATCCGGGTGTCCGCGACCGTGGACGGTGAACTCCCGGCGGAGGAGCCGGACAAGCTGGCAGTGATCCGCTGA
- a CDS encoding DUF1684 domain-containing protein, with the protein MAEHELDAAEQTLADMSAVDIADWRLRTFALYDTVRKIAADSPAEAHAYWRQERDRMFGTHPASALTAEAKASFYGLKTADYDPIYRFYVPLTKEGAGQEMNVETGTDGLVRFVRLGTFDLPEMGQLAVWKLLGYGGGIFVPFRDATAGQPGGSYGAGRYLLDTIKGAFHGIRGSGSEAQYVLDFNFAYNPSCAYNEAWACPLAGPANRLAVEIPVGELY; encoded by the coding sequence ATGGCCGAACACGAACTGGATGCAGCGGAACAGACCCTGGCGGACATGTCCGCCGTCGACATTGCAGACTGGCGGCTGCGGACGTTTGCCCTCTATGACACGGTGCGCAAGATCGCCGCGGACAGTCCCGCTGAAGCCCACGCCTACTGGCGCCAGGAGCGTGACCGCATGTTCGGCACGCATCCGGCGTCGGCCCTGACCGCCGAGGCCAAGGCGTCCTTCTACGGTCTGAAGACGGCTGACTACGATCCCATCTACCGGTTCTACGTTCCCTTGACCAAGGAGGGCGCCGGACAGGAGATGAACGTCGAAACCGGAACGGACGGGCTGGTGAGGTTTGTCCGGCTGGGTACGTTCGACCTTCCCGAGATGGGGCAGCTGGCCGTGTGGAAGCTGTTGGGCTACGGCGGCGGGATCTTCGTCCCGTTCCGCGACGCCACGGCCGGACAGCCGGGCGGCAGCTACGGCGCCGGCCGCTACCTCCTGGACACCATCAAGGGGGCATTCCATGGCATCCGCGGTTCCGGGTCCGAGGCCCAGTACGTGCTTGACTTCAACTTCGCCTACAACCCCTCGTGCGCCTACAACGAGGCCTGGGCCTGCCCGCTCGCCGGCCCCGCCAACCGGCTTGCCGTGGAGATCCCCGTAGGCGAGCTGTACTGA
- a CDS encoding MarR family winged helix-turn-helix transcriptional regulator, whose protein sequence is MAAETWESLFRAQVAVMRRLQSGPAFRNLAVNEYDVLFTLSRCPSGWLRLNELNDNVLLSQSSLSRLVDRLEKRGLLERMPAPDDGRGVLLRLTEEGAALQKEIGREHVRDIAELVGPALTAAEQRELLRLTEKLRASLPPR, encoded by the coding sequence CTGGCCGCTGAAACCTGGGAGTCGCTGTTCCGGGCGCAGGTGGCCGTGATGCGCCGGCTACAGTCTGGGCCGGCCTTCCGGAACCTGGCAGTTAACGAGTACGACGTGCTGTTCACCCTGTCGCGGTGCCCGTCCGGCTGGCTTCGCCTGAATGAGCTGAACGACAATGTGCTGCTGAGCCAGTCCAGCCTGAGCAGGCTGGTGGACCGGCTGGAGAAGCGCGGCCTGCTGGAGCGCATGCCTGCCCCGGACGACGGCCGGGGCGTGCTGCTGCGGCTGACGGAGGAGGGTGCCGCGCTGCAGAAGGAAATCGGCCGGGAGCATGTGCGGGACATCGCCGAGCTCGTTGGCCCGGCGCTGACGGCGGCGGAGCAGCGGGAACTGCTGCGGCTCACGGAGAAGCTGCGCGCGTCGCTGCCACCCCGTTAG